In a single window of the Ciconia boyciana chromosome 7, ASM3463844v1, whole genome shotgun sequence genome:
- the OTOL1 gene encoding otolin-1 gives MWSSPGPISAFVMLVVAAVHAGVRVTPAVKYTKTKPLQLAGDGASHTPLTSLVGKSSILAAPGRAELPTPSSAARGATTLFPFENYTLDTADFFFNCCDCCPPAVGPRGQPGEQGPPGPKGEKGDAGLQGLPGTPGPQGPKGSKGERGGKGEQGERGVSGNPGYPGKPGLQGETGVKGNKGNYGFPGLKGQKGSKGDTCENGTKGDKGDRGDAGDPGVDGEQGDKGEKGDTGEKGYCGEPGGRGAKGERGEGGTKGEKGSKGEMGAEGIQGVDGKQGEKGERGSKGDKGDLGPAGVMGPSGPKGVAGSKGGRGAPGKKGSRGAKGARGGTAKLLRSAFSAGLSKPFPPPNVPIRFDKVLYNDQEDYNPSTGKFNCSVPGAYVFAYHLTVRGRPARVSLVARSRKVAKARETLYGQEIDQASFLTVLKLSVGDQVWLEVARDWNGVYVSAEDDSVFTGFLLYPDVFEILL, from the exons ATGTGGAGCTCACCGGGGCCCATCTCAGCATTTGTGATGCTGGTAGTTGCTGCCGTGCACGCAGGAGTGAGGGTGACCCCAGCTGTGAAGTACACGAAGACGAAGCCCTTACAGCTGGCGGGTGACGGAGCCTCTCACACTCCTCTCACCTCCCTCGTGGGGAAAAGCTCGATCCTGGCAGCACCGGGCAGAGCCGAGTTGCCCACCCCGAGCTCCGCGGCCCGAGGGGCCACCACACTCTTCCCCTTTGAGAACTACACTCTCGACACAGCCGATTTCTTCTTCAACTGCTGTgactgctgccctcctgccGTGGGACCCCGGGGGCAGCCAGGGGAGCAGGGACCCCCAG GTCCcaagggggagaagggagatgcTGGTCTGCAAGGTCTGCCGGGAACTCCAGGTCCTCAAGGTCCAAAAGGTTCTAAAGGAGAAAGGG GAGGCAAAGGGGAGCAAGGCGAGCGAGGAGTAAGTGGAAACCCCGGCTATCCAGGCAAACCTGGGCTGCAAG GTGAAACTGGAGTAAAAGGCAATAAGGGCAACTACGGCTTCCCTGGACTGAAGGGACAAAAGGGGTCCAAAGGGGACACTTGTGAGAACGGGACCAAAGGAGACAAGGGAGATAGGGGGGATGCTGGAGACCCGGGAGTGGACGGAGAACAGGGTgacaaaggggaaaagggagacaCAGGGGAGAAGGGGTATTGCGGGGAGCCAGGGGGGAGAGGTGCGAAgggagaaagaggggaaggggggacaaagggagaaaaagggagcaAAGGGGAGATGGGGGCTGAGGGAATTCAGGGGGTGGAtggaaaacagggagaaaagggCGAGCGAGGAAGTAAGGGTGACAAAGGGGACCTGGGACCCGCCGGCGTGATGGGACCTTCTGGGCCCAAGGGGGTTGCCGGCAGTAAGGGGGGCCGAGGGGCCCCAGGAAAGAAAGGCTCCCGTGGGGCGAAGGGTGCCCGAGGGGGCACCGCAAAGCTCCTGCGATCAGCGTTCAGCGCCGGCTTGTCCAAGCCCTTCCCTCCGCCCAACGTCCCCATTAGATTTGACAAGGTCTTGTACAATGACCAAGAAGATTACAACCCTTCCACCGGGAAATTCAACTGCAGCGTGCCCGGGGCGTACGTCTTCGCCTACCACCTGACGGTGAGAGGGCGTCCAGCCCGCGTCAGCCTCGTCGCCCGCAGCAGGAAGGTCGCCAAAGCCCGCGAGACGCTCTACGGCCAGGAGATCGACCAGGCATCCTTCCTGACCGTCCTGAAGCTGAGTGTGGGCGACCAGGTGTGGCTGGAGGTTGCGCGGGACTGGAACGGGGTCTACGTCAGTGCTGAGGACGACAGCGTCTTTACGGGGTTTCTTCTGTATCCAGATGTTTTTGAGATCCTGCTGTAG